A window from Culex pipiens pallens isolate TS chromosome 3, TS_CPP_V2, whole genome shotgun sequence encodes these proteins:
- the LOC120412949 gene encoding copper homeostasis protein cutC homolog, translating to MTTTTPTLLEICIDSYDSAVAAIRGGADRLELCAALSEGGLTPTVGLLREVRKFVVDAARPVHLYAMIRCRRGSDFCFSDPELAIMVADLRLLAEHGADGFVFGALTEQAEIHREHCRLIAEEALRLGKPVTFHRAFDCTAVDRMGDNLRLVGSLGFTTILTSGFESTAVRGLENIQRLAELAKDLATPVTIMPGSGVSPANARDILQQTGCRAIHASARSASKKGGAGGLSMGGSAADGEGLLVCDEVIVREIRKQIN from the exons ATGACCACCACAACCCCCACACTCCTGGAGATCTGCATCGATTCGTACGACTCGGCCGTGGCCGCCATCCGAGGGGGCGCCGATCGGCTGGAACTGTGCGCCGCCCTCAGCGAAGGTGGCCTCACGCCAACGGTTGGCCTGCTGCGGGAAGTTCGTAAGTTCGTGGTCGACGCAGCCCGACCCGTTCACCTGTACGCCATGATCCGGTGCCGGCGGGGAAGTGACTTTTGCTTCAGCGACCCGGAGCTCGCGATTATGGTGGCCGATCTGCGCTTGTTGGCCGAACATGGCGCCGATGGGTTCGTGTTTGGTGCGCTGACGGAGCAGGCCGAGATCCACCGGGAGCACTGCCGGTTGATTGCGGAGGAGGCGCTGAGGTTGGGCAAACCGGTTACGTTTCACCGGGCGTTTGATTGCACGGCAGTGGACAGGATGGGCGATAATCTGCGGCTCGTTGGTTCGCTGGGCTTCACGACGATCTTGACCAGTGGGTTCGAGAGCACTGCGGTGCGAGGACTCGAGAATATCCAGCGATTGGCGGAGTTGGCAAAG GATCTAGCGACTCCGGTCACCATCATGCCAGGATCTGGAGTTTCTCCGGCTAATGCGAGGGATATTCTTCAGCAGACCGGATGCCGGGCTATTCATGCTTCGGCCAGATCGGCTTCCAAGAAAGGGGGAGCAGGCGGTTTGTCCATGGGAGGTAGCGCAGCGGATGGAGAAGGTTTGCTCGTGTGTGATGAGGTGATTGTACGGGAAATTAGAAAGCAAATAAATTGA